The proteins below come from a single Serratia ficaria genomic window:
- a CDS encoding WD40 repeat domain-containing protein yields the protein MYHTSPISGIATNNVYVATAGYDNKVILWDAKTHLPLSVSYHDHLANQVTFSPDGRFVASSSSDYSLRVWSVPDLQLYAVMRHDDDVEGISFHPTQPWIATASRDRHVRVFDLHGKLLVKFSGHTADVISVEWKDEDVLVSSGDDGTIRYWSLSQQKQSAMIDMVGVETDTLCLTKEGLLVSGDDEGRITVFDEQGRQVSQVDAHQSGVKRLIVKNNTVISLSYDRYFRIWNLGRDGLSLVHQDKILPQVWPRSSDIIGDRYLVFVTFGDRYATYDLDKREWVENEIKDTHGINAVYACGDDIIFTGDAGKVVRNGKVINQLPSLCNFIIQVNGVVLQGGQDGAVYNGETGDVVYQHHSPLNCQTVLKHPEGSFVLVGAYTGEVIVLRVDDNGRVSWEKNIQAHKNAIKGMAINGAILFTACADHTVAAHDLTDLAQPTLRFVGEHDMIVNGCVALDNGFASISRDKTLRLWSLTGEQQIIDSPHQNSIKCISYAPEYHLIMSGDYRGTVAVYDLTQQRWVMVKKVSTAGISCLVFDAANGRFIAGSYLGELHFIHAAACSRAGGKHAAYA from the coding sequence ATGTATCACACCAGTCCGATTAGCGGTATAGCGACAAACAACGTTTATGTTGCCACTGCCGGTTATGACAATAAAGTGATTCTCTGGGATGCGAAAACGCATTTGCCTCTTTCTGTCAGTTACCACGACCATTTGGCCAATCAGGTGACGTTCAGTCCTGACGGCCGTTTCGTCGCCTCGTCGAGCAGCGATTACAGCCTGCGTGTGTGGAGCGTTCCGGATCTGCAACTTTATGCGGTCATGCGGCACGACGATGACGTCGAGGGCATCAGTTTTCATCCGACCCAGCCCTGGATAGCGACGGCGTCTCGCGATCGGCACGTTCGCGTTTTTGATCTGCACGGTAAGCTGCTGGTCAAGTTTTCGGGGCACACTGCCGATGTCATTTCCGTTGAATGGAAGGATGAGGACGTATTGGTGTCCAGTGGGGATGACGGCACGATCCGCTATTGGAGCCTCTCTCAGCAGAAACAAAGCGCCATGATTGATATGGTCGGGGTGGAAACGGATACGCTGTGCCTGACGAAAGAAGGGTTGCTGGTTTCTGGTGATGACGAAGGCCGCATCACGGTATTCGACGAGCAGGGGAGGCAGGTTTCACAAGTGGACGCGCATCAATCAGGCGTCAAACGTCTGATTGTCAAAAATAACACGGTCATCAGCTTAAGTTACGATCGGTATTTCAGAATATGGAATTTAGGGCGTGACGGATTAAGCCTGGTTCACCAAGACAAAATACTGCCGCAAGTCTGGCCGCGTTCCAGCGACATCATTGGGGATCGCTATCTGGTGTTTGTCACTTTTGGCGACAGATACGCCACTTATGATTTGGATAAACGGGAGTGGGTGGAAAATGAAATTAAAGACACTCACGGAATTAATGCCGTTTATGCCTGTGGCGACGATATTATTTTTACCGGCGATGCCGGTAAGGTGGTGCGCAACGGCAAAGTCATCAATCAGCTTCCCTCGCTGTGTAACTTCATTATTCAAGTGAACGGCGTCGTGTTGCAAGGAGGGCAAGATGGCGCGGTTTATAATGGCGAAACCGGCGACGTCGTTTATCAACATCATTCCCCGTTGAATTGCCAGACGGTGCTGAAACACCCTGAAGGCTCTTTTGTTTTGGTTGGCGCCTATACGGGAGAGGTGATTGTATTGCGCGTAGACGATAACGGGCGCGTGAGTTGGGAGAAGAATATCCAGGCGCATAAGAACGCGATAAAAGGCATGGCGATCAATGGCGCCATACTGTTTACCGCCTGTGCGGATCACACCGTGGCCGCCCACGATTTAACGGATCTGGCCCAGCCGACATTACGCTTCGTCGGTGAACACGACATGATTGTGAACGGCTGCGTCGCGTTGGACAACGGTTTCGCCTCCATCAGCCGCGACAAAACATTGCGGTTGTGGAGCCTCACGGGCGAGCAGCAGATTATCGATTCACCGCACCAAAACTCGATTAAATGCATCAGCTATGCGCCAGAATATCATTTGATTATGTCAGGCGACTATCGGGGAACCGTTGCTGTATACGATCTCACGCAACAGCGCTGGGTCATGGTGAAGAAGGTTTCCACCGCCGGTATTTCCTGCCTTGTTTTTGATGCCGCCAACGGTCGTTTCATCGCTGGCAGTTACCTGGGTGAATTGCATTTCATCCACGCGGCGGCATGCAGCCGCGCGGGGGGGAAACATGCGGCCTATGCATGA
- a CDS encoding formylglycine-generating enzyme family protein: MHDINQLSDREAMGMEPYFYASELDNLDAAMASLSRCAVSDLAGIVEDEHRPLTVRYAAGSLLALHGDPRINTLAPAMVALCEADVVLGRDVEQVDGIWQEYAAVGVKREWIAKEAPAYRCRIKRFNLAKYCVTHQEYRDFLLDSRYERLPAGWSFGKYPVHLANHPVNSLALEDCEAYCRWLSAKTQRAFRLPTEAEWEYAASGGVRREFPWGESYRRDCANTLELGLLTTTPVGMFPKGNSAFGLADMAGNVEEFTATPYLPYPGGEVVDDDLFRLDEQTPYRVARGGSFTRHHDLARCTRRHGAYPKAIYVMGFRLAEDIKTP, encoded by the coding sequence ATGCATGACATCAATCAGCTGTCCGATCGTGAGGCGATGGGGATGGAGCCCTATTTCTATGCTTCCGAGCTGGATAACCTTGATGCCGCGATGGCGTCGTTATCCCGCTGCGCCGTCAGCGATCTGGCCGGCATCGTTGAAGATGAACACCGGCCGCTAACGGTGCGCTATGCCGCCGGTTCATTGCTGGCATTGCACGGTGATCCGCGCATCAACACTCTGGCTCCCGCGATGGTTGCGCTGTGCGAAGCGGACGTGGTGCTAGGGCGCGATGTGGAGCAGGTCGATGGGATATGGCAAGAATATGCGGCGGTAGGCGTCAAACGGGAGTGGATTGCCAAGGAGGCGCCGGCATATCGTTGCCGGATCAAGCGGTTCAACTTGGCGAAGTATTGCGTCACGCATCAGGAATATCGCGATTTTCTGCTCGATAGCCGCTATGAAAGATTGCCCGCCGGCTGGTCGTTCGGCAAATATCCTGTCCATCTCGCCAACCATCCGGTGAATTCGTTGGCGCTGGAGGATTGCGAAGCCTACTGCCGCTGGCTGTCCGCCAAAACGCAACGTGCATTTCGTTTGCCGACGGAGGCTGAATGGGAGTATGCCGCCAGCGGTGGCGTCCGGCGAGAATTTCCCTGGGGAGAAAGCTACCGGCGCGATTGTGCCAATACGTTAGAGCTGGGGTTGCTGACTACCACGCCCGTCGGCATGTTCCCTAAGGGAAACTCGGCCTTTGGTTTGGCTGATATGGCGGGGAATGTGGAAGAGTTTACCGCGACGCCTTATCTGCCGTATCCCGGCGGCGAGGTGGTGGATGACGATCTGTTTCGGTTGGATGAGCAAACGCCTTACCGGGTCGCCCGCGGCGGCAGTTTCACCCGACACCATGACTTGGCTCGCTGTACCAGGCGGCACGGTGCGTATCCAAAAGCCATTTATGTTATGGGCTTTCGATTGGCTGAAGATATCAAGACGCCCTAA
- a CDS encoding helix-turn-helix transcriptional regulator: protein MKDAFDSLDENNNDINQSINKSIISCGFTFFSITMFLSRSLTKTERIVIENYPKEWRIHYDENNYHDYDPILAYAKTSSTPIHWYKLLKDAHPDGKAVLKNALRFGIGPGFSIPFRGKSSTLGIVSINAVDENPSHDDYARCIKEILAITPYIHEKMVQSLEQQTIKLTRREQECLFWACEGKTSWEIAQIIGCSDRTVVFHLNNISEKFGTQNRYQTITHALLSGAITPLLC from the coding sequence ATGAAAGATGCCTTTGATTCGTTAGATGAAAACAATAATGATATAAATCAATCAATTAATAAATCAATCATCTCATGTGGTTTCACATTCTTTAGCATCACTATGTTTCTTTCCCGTTCACTGACCAAAACGGAACGCATAGTGATTGAAAATTATCCTAAAGAATGGCGAATACATTATGATGAAAACAATTATCATGATTACGATCCCATCCTGGCCTATGCGAAAACATCCAGCACGCCAATCCATTGGTATAAGCTGTTAAAAGATGCTCACCCCGATGGCAAAGCCGTATTGAAAAACGCCTTGCGCTTTGGCATTGGGCCTGGTTTCAGCATCCCTTTTAGAGGGAAGAGCAGCACTTTGGGCATTGTCAGCATCAACGCGGTCGACGAAAACCCCAGCCATGACGACTATGCGCGCTGCATCAAAGAGATCCTGGCGATAACGCCCTATATCCATGAAAAAATGGTGCAGTCCCTCGAGCAACAAACCATCAAGCTGACCAGACGCGAGCAGGAATGCCTTTTCTGGGCTTGTGAAGGCAAAACCTCATGGGAAATCGCGCAAATCATCGGCTGTTCCGATCGCACCGTCGTCTTTCATCTGAACAACATCTCCGAAAAGTTCGGCACTCAGAATCGCTATCAGACCATCACGCATGCTTTGCTCTCCGGCGCAATCACGCCGCTGCTGTGCTGA